From the genome of Chelonia mydas isolate rCheMyd1 chromosome 2, rCheMyd1.pri.v2, whole genome shotgun sequence, one region includes:
- the LOC102947860 gene encoding gastrula zinc finger protein XlCGF8.2DB isoform X1, translating to MEPSVGGRGIPDAPRAAGAEGWSIREEQSDTPGSREVKAESVAESLRCGERLAPGSGCVGGVLLICTECGESFGHHGALIAHQRGHAGQGAGPFTCPQCQKGFKHRASLVAHQRVHSGERPYACAQCGRGFRYKTCLAVHQRAHSGQRPHKCPQCSTAFLQRGDLHVHLRTHTGERPFACPACGLRFPSRRTLACHQRQHPDLGPHRCQQCGRGFRHKRNLVRHQRGHAGAQPYHCPECGEGFCYKQSLVAHQREHAAPRPYPCPQCGTSFQHQANLAIHQQSHAPPATYTCPQCQQSFKYKGYLRMHQRKHSAPEAEGRECQALHGGGGLFTCTQCGKGFKNNGFLIIHQRAHAAGAQSASPTPWGT from the exons ATGGAGCCAAGTGTTGGGGGCAGAGGAATCCCAGATGCTCCTCGCGCAG CAGGCGCTGAGGGCTGGAGCATCAGAGAGGAGCAGAGCGATACGCCAGGATCCCGGGAAGTGAAAGCAGAGAGCGTGGCCGAGAGCCTGAGATGTGGGGAGCGCCTGGCCCCGGGGAGCGGCTGTGTCGGGGGCGTGCTGCTGATCTGCACTGAGTGTGGGGAGAGCTTCGGGCATCACGGGGCCCTGATCGCCCACCAGCGAGGCCAcgccgggcagggggctgggccctTCACCTGCCCCCAGTGCCAGAAGGGCTTCAAGCACAGAGCCAGCCTGGTGGCCCACCAGCGCGTGCACTCGGGCGAGCGCCCCTACGCCTGTGCCCAGTGCGGGAGGGGCTTCCGCTACAAGACTTGCCTGGCGGTGCACCAGCGCGCCCACTCCGGCCAGCGCCCCCACAAGTGCCCGCAGTGCAGCACGGCCTTCCTGCAGCGCGGGGACCTGCACGTCCACCTGCGCACGCACACGGGCGAGCGCCCCTTCGCCTGCCCCGCCTGCGGCCTCCGCTTCCCGTCCCGCCGGACCCTCGCCTGCCACCAGCGCCAGCACCCGGACCTGGGCCCCCACCGGTGCCAGCAGTGTGGGCGCGGCTTCCGCCACAAGCGCAACCTGGTGCGGCACCAGCGCGGCCATGCCGGCGCCCAGCCCTACCACTGCCCCGAGTGCGGGGAGGGCTTCTGCTACAAGCAGAGCCTGGTGGCCCACCAGCGGGAGCACGCCGCCCCCCggccctacccctgcccccagtgcggCACCAGCTTCCAGCACCAGGCCAACCTGGCCATCCACCAGCAGAGCCACGCCCCCCCGGCCACCTACACCTGCCCCCAGTGCCAGCAGAGCTTCAAGTACAAGGGCTACCTGCGCATGCACCAGCGGAAGCACTCGGCCCCCGAGGCCGAGGGGCGGGAGTGCCAGGCCCTGCACGGCGGGGGGGGGCTCTTCACCTGCACTCAGTGTGGGAAGGGCTTCAAGAACAACGGCTTCCTCATCATCCACCAGCGAGCCCACGCGGCCGGGGCACAGagtgccagccccaccccttggGGCACCTAG
- the LOC102947860 gene encoding gastrula zinc finger protein XlCGF8.2DB isoform X2, which produces MEPSVGGRGIPDAPRAGAEGWSIREEQSDTPGSREVKAESVAESLRCGERLAPGSGCVGGVLLICTECGESFGHHGALIAHQRGHAGQGAGPFTCPQCQKGFKHRASLVAHQRVHSGERPYACAQCGRGFRYKTCLAVHQRAHSGQRPHKCPQCSTAFLQRGDLHVHLRTHTGERPFACPACGLRFPSRRTLACHQRQHPDLGPHRCQQCGRGFRHKRNLVRHQRGHAGAQPYHCPECGEGFCYKQSLVAHQREHAAPRPYPCPQCGTSFQHQANLAIHQQSHAPPATYTCPQCQQSFKYKGYLRMHQRKHSAPEAEGRECQALHGGGGLFTCTQCGKGFKNNGFLIIHQRAHAAGAQSASPTPWGT; this is translated from the exons ATGGAGCCAAGTGTTGGGGGCAGAGGAATCCCAGATGCTCCTCGCGCAG GCGCTGAGGGCTGGAGCATCAGAGAGGAGCAGAGCGATACGCCAGGATCCCGGGAAGTGAAAGCAGAGAGCGTGGCCGAGAGCCTGAGATGTGGGGAGCGCCTGGCCCCGGGGAGCGGCTGTGTCGGGGGCGTGCTGCTGATCTGCACTGAGTGTGGGGAGAGCTTCGGGCATCACGGGGCCCTGATCGCCCACCAGCGAGGCCAcgccgggcagggggctgggccctTCACCTGCCCCCAGTGCCAGAAGGGCTTCAAGCACAGAGCCAGCCTGGTGGCCCACCAGCGCGTGCACTCGGGCGAGCGCCCCTACGCCTGTGCCCAGTGCGGGAGGGGCTTCCGCTACAAGACTTGCCTGGCGGTGCACCAGCGCGCCCACTCCGGCCAGCGCCCCCACAAGTGCCCGCAGTGCAGCACGGCCTTCCTGCAGCGCGGGGACCTGCACGTCCACCTGCGCACGCACACGGGCGAGCGCCCCTTCGCCTGCCCCGCCTGCGGCCTCCGCTTCCCGTCCCGCCGGACCCTCGCCTGCCACCAGCGCCAGCACCCGGACCTGGGCCCCCACCGGTGCCAGCAGTGTGGGCGCGGCTTCCGCCACAAGCGCAACCTGGTGCGGCACCAGCGCGGCCATGCCGGCGCCCAGCCCTACCACTGCCCCGAGTGCGGGGAGGGCTTCTGCTACAAGCAGAGCCTGGTGGCCCACCAGCGGGAGCACGCCGCCCCCCggccctacccctgcccccagtgcggCACCAGCTTCCAGCACCAGGCCAACCTGGCCATCCACCAGCAGAGCCACGCCCCCCCGGCCACCTACACCTGCCCCCAGTGCCAGCAGAGCTTCAAGTACAAGGGCTACCTGCGCATGCACCAGCGGAAGCACTCGGCCCCCGAGGCCGAGGGGCGGGAGTGCCAGGCCCTGCACGGCGGGGGGGGGCTCTTCACCTGCACTCAGTGTGGGAAGGGCTTCAAGAACAACGGCTTCCTCATCATCCACCAGCGAGCCCACGCGGCCGGGGCACAGagtgccagccccaccccttggGGCACCTAG